A part of Diprion similis isolate iyDipSimi1 chromosome 12, iyDipSimi1.1, whole genome shotgun sequence genomic DNA contains:
- the LOC124413187 gene encoding protein AF-9, with protein MAVRVTLECGHTSVLRSRTTPEGYTHDWEVFLRGVDNADVHHYIEKVVFILHNTFPKPKRIIKEPPYAVRESGYAGFVIPIQVYFKNKDEPKKIEISYDLNLQQSGPAINKVIRHDELISNPSNDFRRKLLKGGATIVSGLEGTLDKGEPQATVPMIGKPKLSGTDGKKHRPPEPKISNSFQDLFGEPIKTAKVSPDNKKSLLMDKGMNIKPAVYTEKVEKAEKTSKVKHSPYKEGKKEKNTEEKKSDKKDKDHSRERERSKEKSKRPQSPAIKSSHSSPGNKRVSSPLPPKKPPSPPLPPPPKRPLSPKSREKDGKKLSHEREKDREKEKEKDKSSKSSLDGNGKSEKRKEQKKHKEDRDKEKKDKHKERDRDKSKENTKYTDKIEKPEIKQEKTERIEKVEKQVEKQEKVEKEKCQETKIPKDVRKSPKPCKEVEKPKEDRAIKVEKPEKVEKAEKSKDGKADKEKQKHKHKKRDKKDRGDGSKEREKKDKKDRSKTGGGEKHNNISIPPPPNPLSTLLAEMPERDSSDSTPSPDDDAHSDTKQVIMKKDSPPTTPLPTEQPRLASPPPPAAKKEKTEKTKKEKSRGSRGEERESRKRKKRSSSKGDDEPAEKEPKKEKEKARSPSLPLEPVSSSQSPVLMDTESTQLSKAKGEDGEEENAKDEEGEVEQVAPDSTNNILAEVDAVDPPVFSEAYLSQLKDLQQKIMTLQDNQELQRVVQVIAETGQYEITKKTFDFDLCALDRRTVQRLQKFFSKS; from the exons ATGGCAGTGCGGGTGACCCTGGAATGCGGCCACACGTCGGTATTACGTTCAAGAACTACTCCCGAGGGTTATACCCACGATTGGGAAGTATTCCTAAGAGGAGTCGACAACGCTGACGTTCATCACTACATTGAGAAAGTAGTGTTCATTCTTCACAATACCTTTCCCAAGCCAAAACGAATCATCAAAGAGCCACCGTACGCAGTGCGCGAATCAGGATATGCTGGTTTTGTTATTCCGATTCAGGTCTATTTCAAAAACAAGGATGaaccaaagaaaattgaaatatcataCGACCTCAACTTACAACAAAGCGGTCCAGCTATCAATAAGGTCATTCGTCACGACGAGCTCATCTCCAACCCATCCAATGATTTTCGGAGAAAGCTTCTAAAGGGAGGAGCT ACCATCGTGTCAGGCTTGGAAGGTACATTGGATAAAGGAGAACCCCAAGCAACCGTTCCAATGATTGGAAAACCAAAGCTGAGTGGAACGGATGGGAAAAAACATCGTCCCCCAGAGCCGAAAATCTCAAATTCCTTCCAGGATTTGTTTGGAGAGCCAATTAAAACGGCCAAAGTTTCTCcagacaataaaaaaagtttgcttATGGATAAAGGAATGAATATCAAACCAGCTGTTTATACAGAAAAGGttgaaaaagcagaaaaaacttcaaaagtAAAACATAGTCCTTATAAAGagggtaaaaaagaaaagaatacagaagagaagaaaagcgataaaaaagataaagacCATTCTAGAGAACGAGAAAGAAGTAAGGAGAAATCTAAGAGACCACAGAGTCCTGCAATAAAAAGTAGTCACTCTAGTCCAGGTAATAAAAGAGTTTCTTCTCCACTTCCGCCCAAGAAACCTCCTAGTCCTCCATTACCTCCGCCACCAAAGCGACCTCTTTCTCCAAAATCAAGggaaaaagatggaaaaaaactaTCGCATGAGAGGGAAAAggacagagagaaagaaaaggagaaggaTAAGTCATCTAAGTCTTCTTTGGATGGAAATGGTAAAAGTGAGAAAAGGAAGGAACAGAAGAAGCATAAAGAAGATagggataaagaaaaaaaggacaaGCACaaggagagagatagagacaAGTCTAAAGAGAATACAAAGTATACTGATAAAATAGAGAAACCCGAAATAAAACAGGAGAAAACAGAGAGAATAGAAAAGGTTGAAAAGCAGGTGGAAAAGCAGGAGAAAGTGGAAAAGGAGAAATGCCAAGAAACCAAGATACCGAAAGACGTTAGGAAGTCTCCAAAGCCTTGTAAAGAAGTTGAAAAGCCAAAGGAAGATAGGGCGATAAAAGTGGAGAAGCCAGAAAAAGTGGAGAAGgcggaaaaaagtaaggatgGAAAGGCtgataaagaaaaacagaaacacAAGCATAAGAAACGAGACAAAAAGGATAGAGGAGATGGAAgcaaggaaagagagaaaaaagataagaagGACAGATCTAAAACTGGCGGAGGGGAAAAACACAATAACATCAGTATTCCACCACCTCCTAATCCCTTGTCTACCCTCTTAGCTGAAATGCCGGAAAGGGATAGCAGTGACTCGACACCTTCGCCTGATGACGATGCTCACTCTGACACAAAACAagttattatgaaaaaagattcGCCACCAACGACTCCGCTACCGACTGAGCAACCTAGACTTGCGTCTCCACCTCCACCGGCagcaaagaaagagaagactgaaaaaacgaaaaaagaaaagtcaaGAGGAAGTAGGggtgaagaaagagaaagtagAAAACGGAAGAAAAGAAGTAGCAGCAAAGGGGATGACGAGCCAGCTGAGAAGGAgccaaagaaagaaaaagaaaaagcacgCTCTCCTTCACTGCCACTTGAGCCCGTTTCTTCCAGTCAATCTCCTGTGCTCATGGACACAGAATCGACGCAATTGTCAAAAGCTAAAGGCGAGGATGGAGAAGAAGAGAATGCTAAGGATGAAGAGGGCGAAGTGGAGCAAGTTGCTCCTGATTCTACAAATAATATATTGGCAGAAGTAGACGCTGTTGACCCCCCTGTATTCTCAGAAGCTTATCTGTCACAGCTGAAGGATCTGCAGCAAAAAATAATGACGCTACAGGACAACCAAGAACTACAAAGGGTAGTTCAGGTAATTGCAGAGACGGGACAATACGAAATCACCAAGAAGACTTTCGACTTTGATCTCTGTGCTCTCGATCGGAGAACCGTGCaacgattgcaaaaatttttttccaaatcctGA
- the LOC124413209 gene encoding cytochrome c oxidase assembly protein COX16 homolog, mitochondrial, with translation MEFYQKLSNKIGNKFNELFNSSTRRYGIPFVLFVVIGSFGLKEVTSIRYKYRDNGPLLHEEAKKAGIDIKKPGEVTLETVYESIKDLDIDHWENKRGPRPWEEDSVS, from the exons ATGGAATTCTATCAAAAACTATCGAATAAAATaggaaataaattcaacgaaCTATTCAATAGTTCTACTCGACGCTATGGTATTCCATTCGTGCTATTTGTTGTCATTGGATCATTTGGTCTCAAGGAGGTTACTTCGATAAG GTATAAGTATCGTGACAATGGTCCATTACTTCACGAAGAAGCAAAGAAAGCTggaattgatataaaaaagcCAGGCGAAGTGACCTTAGAGACAGTTTACGAGTCCATCAAGGAT CTTGATATAGATCATTGGGAAAACAAACGAGGACCAAGGCCCTGGGAGGAGGACTCTGTGTCATAG
- the LOC124413186 gene encoding centrosome-associated zinc finger protein CP190, with the protein MQTGTNQVKQLPSRGLKQVKVDNWGTFFLQRLQQLYFEEELLDLTIKFPTSDITVQAHRLVITTCTDYFTQLESQLKEKDDNFDGVLIMPPDMPYECVKSIISFMYTGQLEYWTSEQNALYRTAQKMNMTVLTKLLDAQFNTTDLQLNPTPKAKSNVQPVITMTKPVTPSKKIMSGLSQSTILPSQPLPGRKLPIWKRKLDSASNYDYPNNSFGKDTTPGPSRFDLPEVEDFALGVFSSFDDITYNTKPIVKAPSSQDDCDNEVKTGMKRSKDEDRHYKNETSDDEEGDDHGRNQETAADNSDDDWGGPKSILRPQESNQSRTKRVRFDLEEKENLEKTKSTSSPTNTPEAINNHAKIIREVLKKYPHLVRNNKNIRLKIMQKEAKSTEPSIPTKTKVSYVVLKSDHLMGNTNSESSEEPKFSGGDGTESGPWKCSKCDIEEEYATYYMYRRHMQDVHDERFDPRICEHCGYKATKRNILMYHLYTKHNVPPPKSMCFPKCHTCSYVALSENLLARHQINNKHCAPARQASVSSDNVQCSQCAETFTDISELASHEMNTGHGNGGEIRDKPHRCPHCGKLFVRASNLEVHIDCVHKDIIKNSEIAPTAPIALEPSSEAEALSHVASGIAASLGVSDAIATHEQVITSDQTEYIVPEMQISDGMHNIAYNGQEVGEEQQMVMLIDNSEYQQEGGDHQQTVHQLNVGVNEQIVMQGDEDGMIVYVHENEEVSHEHYQVDDSTEICQETEEIVEEVVEEVEEEVEEVEEGEAGENEETEDMEATDEAQEAEVTEEYEETTEERTENEGMVVEEGNVEQGEDLVQYVEEETEILEYQEEQSNEHTIESQPTEESVMIIEEEQIEETEGEIVNENPRENVKADTIANEWDDDSADTGTT; encoded by the exons ATGCAGACCGGCACAAATCAAGTTAAACAGCTTCCCTCGCGGGGGCTGAAGCAGGTGAAAGTAGATAATTGGGGGACATTTTTTCTCCAGCGATTGCAACAGCTCTATTTCGAAGAAGAGCTACTAGACCTTACAATCAAATTTCCAACCAGTGACATCACCGTACAG GCTCATCGTCTAGTAATCACAACATGCACAGATTACTTTACGCAACTTGAATCCCAGCTCaaagaaaaagatgataaCTTTGATGGTGTACTTATCATGCCACCGGATATGCCTTACGAGTGTGTCAAGTCTATCATCAG TTTCATGTACACTGGCCAATTGGAGTATTGGACTTCAGAACAAAACGCTCTATATCGAACAGCACAAAAAATGAACATGACTGTCTTGACGAAGCTACTTGATGCACAATTTAATACCACAGATTTGCAATTGAATCCGACGCCAAAGGCGAAATCTAATGTTCAACCAGTAATTACTATGACAAAACCTGTCACaccgagtaaaaaaataatgagtgGTCTCAGTCAATCGACAATTTTGCCTTCACAGCCATTACCAGGTCGAAA gctCCCAATTTGGAAAAGAAAGTTAGACTCTGCATCCAATTATGACTACCCAAATAACTCATTTGGTAAGGATACTACCCCTGGTCCCTCACGATTCGATCTCCCTGAAGTGGAAGATTTTGCTTTGGgagtattttcttcatttgacGACATTACCTATAATACAAAGCCTATTGTCAAGGCACCTAGCTCACAAGACGATTGTGACAATGAGGTCAAAACTGGAATGAAACGTTCAAAAGATGAGGATAGACATTATAAAAACGAGACTTCAGATGATGAGGAGGGTGACGATCATGGTAGGAACCAAGAAACAGCAGCAGACAATTCAGATGATGATTGGGGTGGTCCCAAGTCCATACTAAGACCACAAGAATCCAATCAGTCTCGGACTAAACGAGTAAGATTTGATttagaggaaaaagaaaatctagaaaaaaCTAAGAGTACCTCATCACCAACAAACACTCCAGAAGCAATAAACAATCACGCTAAAATAATAAGAGAGGTCCTAAAAAAGTACCCCCACTTAGTTAGAAATAACAAGAACATACGTCTTAAAATCATGCAGAAGGAGGCAAAATCAACCGAACCAAGTATTCCGACTAAAACTAAAGTTTCTTACGTTGTCCTCAAGTCTGACCACCTGATGGGTAACACGAACAGTGAAAGCTCAGAAGAGCCCAAGTTTAGCGGAGGGGATGGAACAGAATCAGGTCCTTGGAAATGTAGTAAATGTGACATCGAAGAAGAATATGCAACTTATTACATGTATAGAAGACACATGCAGGATGTTCACGATGAAAGGTTTGACCCCAGGATATGTGAACACTGTGGTTACAAAGCTACTAAGCGCAATATATTAATGTACCACCTTTACACGAAACACAATGTACCACCTCCTAAGAGTATGTGTTTCCCCAAGTGTCACACATGCTCTTACGTCGCTCTATCTGAAAATCTCCTAGCGCGCCATCAAATCAACAACAAACATTGCGCCCCTGCTCGTCAGGCATCTGTGTCATCTGATAATGTTCAATGTTCGCAATGTGCCGAGACTTTTACTGATATATCAGAGCTGGCTAGCCATGAGATGAACACAGGTCACGGTAACGGAGGAGAAATTAGAGATAAACCCCATCGCTGTCCACACTGTGGTAAATTGTTTGTAAGAGCATCAAATTTGGAAGTACACATTGATTGTGTCCATaaagatataataaaaaattccgagATCGCACCAACAGCTCCAATCGCTCTAGAGCCGTCATCGGAAGCGGAAGCACTGAGTCATGTGGCCAGCGGAATTGCAGCATCCCTGGGAGTAAGTGATGCCATAGCAACACATGAACAAGTAATTACGTCAGATCAGACAGAGTACATTGTTCCTGAGATGCAAATTTCTGATGGAATGCACAATATAGCATATAACGGACAAGAAGTTGGTGAAGAACAACAAATGGTTATGCTAATTGATAACAGTGAATATCAACAAGAGGGAGGTGACCATCAACAAACGGTACACCAGTTGAACGTAGGGGTTAATGAACAGATTGTCATGCAAGGTGACGAAGATGGAATGATTGTTTACGTTCATGAGAATGAGGAAGTTAGTCACGAACATTATCAGGTTGATGACTCGACCGAGATATGTCAAGAAACTGAAGAAATCGTTGAAGAGGTAGTAGAAGAAGTTGAAGAAGAGGTTGAAGAGGTAGAAGAAGGGGAAGCTGGTGAAAATGAGGAAACTGAGGATATGGAGGCAACAGACGAAGCTCAAGAAGCGGAAGTAACAGAAGAGTATGAAGAGACCACAGAGGAAAGAACAGAAAACGAAGGTATGGTTGTGGAAGAAGGTAATGTTGAGCAGGGGGAAGACCTGGTCCAATACGTAGAGGAAGAAACAGAAATACTAGAATATCAAGAAGAACAATCGAATGAGCATACCATTGAATCCCAACCGACAGAGGAGTCTGTCATGATTATAGAAGAGGAACAAATCGAGGAAACAGAGGGTGAAATAGTGAACGAAAATCCGCGAGAAAATGTGAAAGCTGATACCATAGCTAATGAATGGGATGATGACAGTGCGGATACAGGTACAACGTAG